One Salvelinus namaycush isolate Seneca chromosome 4, SaNama_1.0, whole genome shotgun sequence genomic window carries:
- the LOC120046107 gene encoding BTB/POZ domain-containing protein KCTD21-like, which produces MLNLNSPDSNSNSLSDPVSLNVGGEIYTTTLDTLTRYQDSMLGAMFTGQISTLRDKRGNVFIDRDGKVFRYILNFLRSSSLDLPEGFSEMRLLRREADFFQIRPLLDEIRRRVEAGPLSLRDAPRGAMLLVDVDCQVRVLHFNLRRAPENYELRTCSVRILTAEIFCTWRAFLVLLCERFSYRTTQGPTSPLPSDQRHNRLKLEWVPRPDELPQDQYEKQQYRGLVVSDSWATQTHSGDLCDVIIPRRSPCEVKDMRGFVEELLTMSLAEGFRVDSVTPDPMDILNCRTLQLVR; this is translated from the exons ATGCTGAACCTAAACTCCCCGGACAGCAACAGTAACTCCCTGTCGGACCCTGTGTCTCTCAACGTTGGCGGGGAGATCTACACCACGACCCTGGACACTCTGACACGCTACCAAGACTCCATGCTGGGGGCTATGTTCACCGGACAGATCTCCACGCTCCGGGACAAACGGGGAAATGTGTTCATCGACCGCGATGGGAAAGTTTTCCGCTATATCCTGAACTTCCTGCGTTCCAGCTCCCTGGATCTGCCGGAGGGGTTCTCTGAGATGAGGCTGCTGAGGAGGGAGGCAGATTTCTTCCAGATACGCCCCCTACTGGATGAGATACGGCGGCGCGTCGAGGCCGGACCGCTCAGCCTGAGAGACGCACCCAGAGGAGCCATGCTGCTGGTGGATGTGGactgccag GTGCGTGTGCTACACTTCAACCTACGCCGTGCTCCCGAGAACTATGAACTCCGCACATGCTCAGTGCGCATCCTCACCGCCGAAATCTTCTGTACCTGGCGTGCCTTTCTGGTTCTCCTCTGTGAGCGTTTCTCCTACCGTACCACCCAGGGTCCTACCTCCCCCCTCCCCAGTGACCAGCGCCACAACCGGCTCAAACTGGAGTGGGTTCCCCGGCCAGACGAACTTCCCCAGGACCAGTATGAGAAACAGCAGTACCGAGGACTCGTCGTCTCGGACTCTTGGGCCACACAGACCCACTCTGGGgacctctgtgatgtcatcatccCGCGCCGCAGCCCCTGTGAGGTCAAAGACATGCGCGGGTTTGTGGAGGAGCTGCTGACGATGTCTCTGGCGGAGGGTTTTAGGGTCGACTCAGTGACCCCTGACCCCATGGACATTTTGAACTGCCGTACTCTACAGCTTGTACGGTAG